A single genomic interval of Rhizobium leguminosarum bv. trifolii WSM1325 harbors:
- a CDS encoding (p)ppGpp synthetase I, SpoT/RelA (KEGG: rec:RHECIAT_CH0001453 guanosine-3',5'-bis(diphosphate) 3'-pyrophosphohydrolase protein~TIGRFAM: RelA/SpoT family protein~PFAM: RelA/SpoT domain protein; TGS domain protein; amino acid-binding ACT domain protein; metal-dependent phosphohydrolase HD sub domain~SMART: metal-dependent phosphohydrolase HD region), with the protein MMRQYELVERVQQYKPDANEALLNKAYVYAMQKHGQQKRASGDPYISHPLEVAAILTDMHLDESTIAVALLHDTIEDTTATRAEIDELFGEDIGRLVEGLTKIKKLDLVTKKAKQAENLRKLLLAISDDVRVLLVKLADRLHNMRTLDHMSADKRARISEETMEIYAPLAGRMGMQDMREELEELSFRHMNPEAYETVTKRLEELSKRNEGIVKKIEAELRDLLVASGLTSAYVKGRQKKPYSVFRKMQSKSLSFEQLSDVYGFRLIVEDIPSCYRALGIVHTRWRVVPGRFKDYISTPKQNDYRSLHTTIVGPSSQRIELQIRTKRMHEIAEFGIAAHTLYKDGATNADGDILSRESNAYSWLRHTIEALAEGDSPEEFLEHTKLELFQDQVFCFTPKGKLIALPRGATPIDFAYAVHTNIGDTTVGAKINGRIMPLVTRLANGDEVEIIRSGVQVPPAAWEEIVVTGKARAAIRRATRMAIRKQYAGLGHRILERTFNRAGKIFSREAMKPALHRLGQKDVEDAIAAVGRGEMSSLDVLRAVYPDHQDERVTVKPSGDDGWFNVRSAAGMIFKIPGKTKAGHDGGHSEIDADADIGPIRGLSGNVDVKFAPTGAVPGDRIVGIMDQGKGITIYPIQSPSLQRFDDQPDRWIDVRWDLDEANKSRFMARIMVNGLNEPGTLAKVAQTVAGIDVNIRLLNTVRVAADFTEMMLEVEVWDLRQLNQLLAQMKELDCIATVRRLYE; encoded by the coding sequence ATGATGCGGCAGTACGAGCTCGTGGAGCGGGTTCAGCAATACAAGCCCGATGCCAATGAAGCACTGCTGAACAAGGCCTATGTTTATGCCATGCAGAAACATGGCCAGCAAAAGCGCGCGAGCGGCGATCCCTATATTTCCCATCCGCTCGAGGTCGCCGCCATCCTCACCGACATGCACCTCGATGAATCGACGATCGCGGTCGCTCTGCTGCACGATACCATCGAGGACACGACGGCGACGCGCGCCGAAATCGATGAACTCTTCGGCGAGGATATCGGCCGCCTGGTCGAGGGTCTGACCAAGATCAAGAAGCTCGATCTCGTCACCAAAAAGGCCAAGCAGGCGGAAAACCTGCGCAAGCTGCTGCTCGCCATTTCCGACGATGTGCGCGTGCTGCTCGTCAAGCTTGCCGACCGCCTGCACAATATGCGCACCCTCGATCACATGTCGGCCGACAAGCGTGCCCGCATCTCCGAGGAGACGATGGAAATCTATGCGCCGCTCGCTGGCCGCATGGGCATGCAGGACATGCGCGAGGAACTCGAAGAGCTCTCCTTCCGGCATATGAACCCGGAAGCCTACGAGACCGTCACCAAAAGGCTGGAAGAGCTTTCGAAGCGCAACGAGGGCATCGTCAAGAAGATCGAGGCCGAGCTGCGCGACCTTTTGGTCGCAAGCGGCCTGACGAGCGCCTACGTCAAGGGCCGGCAGAAGAAGCCCTATTCGGTCTTCCGCAAGATGCAGTCGAAGTCGCTTTCCTTCGAGCAGCTTTCCGATGTCTACGGCTTCCGCCTGATCGTCGAGGATATCCCTTCCTGTTATCGGGCGCTCGGCATCGTCCACACGCGCTGGCGCGTCGTGCCCGGCCGCTTCAAGGACTATATCTCGACGCCGAAGCAGAACGATTACCGTTCGCTGCACACCACCATCGTCGGTCCTTCCAGCCAGCGCATCGAACTGCAGATCCGCACCAAGCGCATGCACGAAATCGCCGAATTCGGCATCGCCGCCCACACGCTCTATAAGGACGGCGCCACCAATGCCGATGGCGACATCCTTTCTCGCGAATCCAATGCCTATTCCTGGCTGCGCCATACGATCGAGGCGCTGGCCGAGGGCGACAGCCCGGAAGAATTCCTCGAGCACACCAAGCTCGAGCTGTTCCAGGACCAGGTCTTCTGCTTCACGCCGAAGGGCAAGCTGATTGCCTTGCCGCGTGGCGCCACCCCGATCGATTTCGCCTATGCGGTGCACACCAATATCGGCGATACCACGGTGGGCGCCAAGATCAACGGCCGCATCATGCCGCTGGTGACGCGGCTTGCGAATGGCGACGAGGTCGAGATCATCCGCTCCGGCGTGCAGGTTCCGCCGGCCGCCTGGGAGGAGATCGTCGTGACCGGCAAGGCGCGCGCCGCCATCCGTCGCGCCACCCGCATGGCGATCCGCAAGCAATATGCCGGCCTCGGCCACCGCATTCTCGAGCGCACCTTCAACAGGGCCGGCAAGATTTTCTCGCGCGAGGCGATGAAGCCGGCGCTGCACCGTCTCGGCCAGAAGGATGTCGAGGATGCGATCGCCGCTGTCGGCCGCGGCGAAATGTCTTCGCTCGACGTGCTGCGCGCCGTCTATCCTGATCATCAGGACGAGCGCGTCACCGTGAAGCCCTCCGGCGATGACGGCTGGTTCAACGTCCGCAGCGCCGCCGGCATGATCTTCAAGATCCCCGGCAAGACCAAGGCAGGGCACGACGGCGGCCATTCGGAAATCGACGCCGATGCCGATATCGGGCCGATCCGCGGCCTGTCCGGCAATGTCGACGTCAAGTTCGCGCCGACCGGTGCCGTGCCCGGCGATCGCATCGTCGGCATCATGGACCAGGGCAAGGGCATCACCATCTATCCGATCCAGTCGCCGAGCCTGCAGCGCTTCGACGATCAGCCCGACCGCTGGATCGACGTCCGCTGGGATCTCGACGAAGCCAATAAGTCGCGTTTCATGGCGCGCATCATGGTGAATGGGCTGAATGAACCCGGCACGCTTGCCAAGGTCGCCCAGACGGTGGCAGGCATCGACGTCAATATCCGCTTGCTGAACACGGTGCGGGTGGCGGCCGATTTCACCGAAATGATGCTCGAGGTCGAGGTCTGGGACCTGCGTCAGCTCAACCAGCTGCTCGCCCAGATGAAGGAACTGGATTGCATCGCCACGGTCCGGCGGCTCTACGAGTAA
- a CDS encoding conserved hypothetical protein (KEGG: ret:RHE_CH01386 hypothetical protein) — MFDPIKKFARAFRAPTTQEREMAYLDGSFDRIDLEFRQRQVDRGLFRNR; from the coding sequence ATGTTTGACCCTATTAAGAAATTCGCTCGTGCCTTTCGCGCTCCGACCACGCAGGAACGTGAAATGGCATATTTGGATGGCTCGTTCGACCGTATCGACCTCGAGTTTCGTCAGCGCCAGGTCGATCGCGGTCTGTTCCGTAATCGCTGA
- a CDS encoding conserved hypothetical protein (KEGG: ret:RHE_CH01387 hypothetical protein) — translation MLFRRRKPAGFKEKMRELLWPRKGFLRPIRYLTMRVLRLSASPHAVAAGVAAGVFVSWTPFIGVHFVMAFVITYFLSGSMVAAALGCAAFGNPLTYPFIWGITWEIGHLLLSRKDQLAGQTVDLAALFHKLNFTELWRPVLEPMLVGAIPPAIVTSVALYALTFYTARGFQTRRHIRLMERARLRLAVPAGNMPSV, via the coding sequence ATGTTGTTTCGCCGTCGCAAACCTGCGGGATTCAAGGAAAAGATGCGGGAGCTTTTATGGCCTCGCAAGGGTTTCCTTCGCCCGATCCGTTACCTGACAATGCGCGTCCTGCGCCTGAGCGCTTCGCCGCATGCGGTTGCCGCCGGCGTCGCTGCGGGTGTCTTCGTCTCGTGGACGCCTTTCATCGGCGTGCATTTCGTCATGGCTTTCGTCATCACCTATTTCCTCTCCGGTAGCATGGTGGCCGCCGCCCTCGGCTGCGCCGCCTTCGGCAATCCGCTGACCTATCCCTTTATCTGGGGGATCACCTGGGAGATCGGACATTTGCTGTTGAGCCGCAAGGATCAACTGGCCGGTCAGACGGTGGATCTCGCCGCCCTTTTCCACAAGCTGAACTTCACTGAGCTATGGAGGCCGGTGCTGGAGCCGATGCTGGTCGGCGCCATCCCGCCGGCGATCGTCACTTCCGTTGCGCTCTATGCGCTGACGTTCTACACCGCCAGGGGTTTTCAGACGCGCCGGCATATACGGTTGATGGAGCGGGCGCGCCTGCGCCTTGCCGTTCCAGCCGGCAACATGCCGAGCGTATGA
- a CDS encoding holo-acyl-carrier-protein synthase (TIGRFAM: holo-acyl-carrier-protein synthase~PFAM: 4'-phosphopantetheinyl transferase~KEGG: rec:RHECIAT_CH0001456 holo-[acyl-carrier-protein] synthase protein) yields MIIGIGSDLIDIRRVEKSIERFGERFTHRCFTEIERARSDKRANRAASYAKRFAAKEACSKALGTGIAQGVFWKDMGVVNLPSGKPTMLLSGGAALILESLLPVGHRPAIHLTITDDYPLAQAFVIIEALPESL; encoded by the coding sequence ATGATCATCGGCATTGGCAGCGATCTGATCGACATTCGCCGTGTCGAGAAATCCATCGAGCGCTTCGGCGAGCGTTTCACCCATCGTTGCTTCACCGAGATCGAGCGCGCCCGTTCCGACAAGCGGGCAAACCGTGCCGCATCCTATGCCAAGCGTTTTGCCGCCAAGGAGGCCTGTTCCAAGGCGCTCGGCACCGGCATAGCGCAGGGCGTCTTCTGGAAGGACATGGGCGTCGTCAACCTGCCGAGCGGCAAGCCGACCATGCTTTTATCGGGCGGCGCCGCGCTGATCCTCGAATCACTGCTGCCCGTGGGCCACAGGCCCGCCATTCATTTGACAATAACGGATGATTATCCCTTGGCGCAGGCCTTCGTCATTATCGAGGCGTTGCCCGAGAGCCTCTGA
- a CDS encoding signal peptidase I (KEGG: rec:RHECIAT_CH0001457 signal peptidase I protein~TIGRFAM: signal peptidase I~PFAM: peptidase S24 and S26 domain protein), with amino-acid sequence MSEKVEAKPNALWENIKVIIQALILAMVIRTVLFQPFTIPSGSMMPTLLVGDYIFVNKFAYGYSKYSLPFSPDVFSGRLFGADPKRGDIVVFRFPPNPEIDYIKRCIGLPGDRIQVTDGVLYVNGKPVPKVADGAFTSDYKLDPGEDVPVFRETLDDGKSYDTLDQSPVSRGDNTREFIVPEGHYFMMGDNRDNSLDSRFDVGFVPAENLVGRASVIFFSLGNDTSFREIWKWPTNMRWDRLFKVVE; translated from the coding sequence GTGTCCGAAAAAGTCGAAGCCAAGCCGAACGCCCTCTGGGAAAATATCAAAGTCATCATCCAGGCGCTGATTCTGGCGATGGTGATCCGAACGGTGCTGTTCCAGCCCTTTACCATTCCGTCCGGTTCGATGATGCCGACGCTGCTGGTCGGCGACTACATCTTCGTCAACAAGTTCGCTTACGGCTATTCGAAATATTCGCTGCCCTTCTCGCCAGATGTTTTCAGCGGCCGCCTGTTCGGCGCCGATCCGAAGCGTGGCGACATCGTCGTCTTCCGTTTCCCGCCGAACCCCGAAATCGACTATATCAAGCGCTGCATCGGCCTGCCCGGCGACCGTATCCAGGTTACCGACGGCGTGCTCTACGTCAACGGCAAGCCGGTTCCGAAGGTGGCGGACGGTGCGTTCACTTCGGATTACAAGCTCGACCCGGGCGAGGACGTGCCGGTGTTCCGCGAAACGCTCGACGACGGCAAGTCCTACGACACGCTCGATCAGTCGCCGGTGTCGCGTGGCGATAACACCCGCGAATTCATCGTGCCGGAAGGCCATTATTTCATGATGGGCGACAACCGCGACAACTCGCTCGACAGCCGCTTCGACGTCGGCTTCGTGCCTGCCGAAAATCTTGTCGGCCGTGCCAGCGTCATCTTCTTCTCGCTCGGCAACGACACCTCCTTCCGCGAAATCTGGAAGTGGCCGACGAACATGCGTTGGGACCGCCTCTTCAAGGTTGTTGAATGA
- a CDS encoding ribonuclease III (KEGG: rec:RHECIAT_CH0001458 ribonuclease III protein~TIGRFAM: ribonuclease III~PFAM: ribonuclease III; double-stranded RNA binding domain protein~SMART: ribonuclease III; double-stranded RNA binding domain protein) — translation MSKAQTLSAADRAKLEALIGHDFAEKERLDRALTHASARTEKGGNYERLEFLGDRVLGLCIAELLFRTFGTAGEGELSVRLNQLVSAETCAAVADELNLHLYIRTGADVKKLTGKRMMNVRADVVESLIAAIYLDGGLEVARRFILRYWQGRAVRADGAKRDAKTELQEWSHAKFGVTPIYRVDERSGPDHDPRFKVTVEVAGIKPETGVERSKRAAEQVAATKMLEREGIWQQSPAGN, via the coding sequence ATGAGTAAGGCGCAGACGCTTTCTGCGGCGGACCGCGCAAAGCTTGAAGCCCTGATCGGTCATGACTTCGCTGAAAAGGAACGCCTGGATCGCGCGCTGACCCATGCCAGCGCCCGCACCGAAAAGGGCGGCAATTACGAACGGCTGGAATTCCTCGGCGACAGGGTCCTTGGGCTCTGCATCGCCGAGCTTCTGTTCCGCACCTTCGGCACAGCAGGAGAAGGCGAGCTCTCGGTTCGCCTCAACCAGCTCGTCAGCGCCGAAACCTGTGCCGCGGTCGCCGATGAACTCAATCTTCATCTCTATATCCGCACCGGCGCCGATGTGAAGAAACTGACCGGCAAGCGGATGATGAACGTGCGCGCCGACGTCGTCGAAAGCCTGATCGCCGCGATCTATCTCGACGGCGGCCTCGAAGTTGCCCGCCGGTTCATTCTGCGTTACTGGCAGGGCAGGGCGGTGCGGGCCGATGGCGCCAAGCGCGACGCCAAGACCGAGCTGCAGGAGTGGTCGCATGCGAAATTCGGCGTCACGCCGATCTACCGGGTTGATGAACGCAGCGGACCGGATCATGATCCACGCTTCAAGGTGACGGTGGAAGTTGCTGGCATTAAGCCCGAAACCGGCGTAGAGCGGTCGAAGCGTGCCGCTGAACAGGTCGCGGCAACGAAGATGCTTGAGCGCGAAGGCATTTGGCAGCAATCGCCTGCCGGAAACTGA
- a CDS encoding GTP-binding protein Era (TIGRFAM: GTP-binding protein Era; small GTP-binding protein~PFAM: GTP-binding protein HSR1-related; KH type 2 domain protein~KEGG: rec:RHECIAT_CH0001459 GTP-binding protein) gives MTQEEEIAAEAAAETNGPTHSGFVALIGPTNAGKSTLVNRLVGAKVSIVSHKVQTTRAIVRGIAIHDNAQIVFMDTPGIFKPRRRLDRAMVTSAWGGARDADLIVLLIDSERGLRGDAEAILEGLKEVRQPKILLLNKIDRVNREDLLALAAAANEKIAFERTFMISAENGSGCDDLMDYLAKTLPEGPWYYPEDQISDLPMRQLAAEITREKLFLRLHQELPYASHVETETWEERKDGSVRIEQVIYLERDSQKKIALGKGGETIKAISTASRKELSQILEQPVHLFLFVKVRENWGDDPERFREMGLDFPK, from the coding sequence ATGACACAAGAAGAAGAGATCGCGGCCGAAGCTGCCGCAGAAACCAATGGTCCGACGCATTCGGGCTTTGTCGCGCTTATCGGGCCGACCAATGCCGGCAAGTCGACGCTGGTGAACCGCCTCGTCGGCGCCAAGGTCTCGATCGTCAGCCATAAGGTGCAGACGACGCGGGCCATCGTCCGCGGCATCGCGATCCATGACAATGCCCAGATCGTCTTCATGGATACGCCTGGTATCTTCAAGCCGCGCCGCCGGCTTGACCGCGCGATGGTGACCTCGGCCTGGGGCGGTGCGAGGGATGCCGATCTGATCGTGCTGCTGATCGACAGCGAGCGCGGCCTGCGCGGCGATGCGGAAGCCATCCTCGAAGGCCTCAAGGAAGTCCGGCAGCCGAAGATCCTGCTGCTCAACAAGATCGACCGCGTCAACCGCGAGGATCTGCTGGCACTGGCCGCTGCCGCCAACGAGAAGATCGCTTTCGAGCGCACCTTCATGATCTCCGCCGAAAACGGCTCCGGCTGCGACGACCTCATGGACTATCTGGCGAAAACGCTGCCGGAGGGGCCGTGGTACTATCCGGAAGACCAGATCTCCGATCTGCCGATGCGCCAGCTCGCCGCCGAGATTACCCGCGAGAAGCTGTTTCTGCGCCTGCACCAGGAGCTTCCCTATGCCTCGCATGTCGAAACGGAGACGTGGGAAGAGCGCAAGGACGGCTCGGTGCGGATCGAGCAGGTGATCTATCTCGAGCGTGACAGCCAGAAGAAGATCGCGCTCGGCAAGGGTGGTGAAACCATCAAGGCGATCTCGACTGCATCGCGCAAGGAATTGTCGCAGATCCTCGAACAGCCGGTCCATCTCTTCCTGTTCGTCAAGGTTCGCGAAAATTGGGGTGATGATCCCGAGCGGTTCCGCGAAATGGGTCTCGATTTCCCGAAATAA
- a CDS encoding transcriptional regulator, Crp/Fnr family (PFAM: cyclic nucleotide-binding; regulatory protein Crp~SMART: regulatory protein Crp~KEGG: rec:RHECIAT_CH0001460 probable transcriptional regulator protein, CRP/FNR family), which produces MATSRPINSFKTPCEQCPLRPLPHFREFSRDELEFVSSFKRGELAVDAGSTILVEGAHSAHLFTVLAGWGFRYKMLEDGRRQILNYIMPGDLVGLQGTIAGEMQHSVEALSPVSLCVFERDRLMTLYNKHASLAFDITWIAAREERILDEHLLSIGRRTALERAAYLIAFLFERGRKLNIFNGRKFIPITQQHIADTLGLSIVHTNKTLKKLSERGLIRWQERGCEVLNGEELMAIAGWEGLGEGKRPFI; this is translated from the coding sequence ATGGCGACGTCGAGACCCATCAATTCTTTCAAGACCCCTTGCGAGCAATGTCCTTTGCGGCCCCTGCCGCATTTCAGGGAATTCAGCCGTGACGAGCTGGAATTCGTTTCGAGCTTCAAGAGGGGTGAGCTTGCCGTCGATGCCGGCTCCACCATCCTCGTCGAGGGCGCACATAGCGCTCACCTCTTCACGGTGCTTGCCGGCTGGGGCTTCCGCTACAAGATGCTGGAGGACGGGCGCCGCCAAATTCTGAACTATATCATGCCGGGCGACCTGGTCGGTCTGCAGGGAACGATTGCCGGTGAAATGCAGCATTCCGTCGAAGCGCTTTCGCCCGTGTCCCTTTGTGTCTTCGAGCGTGACAGGCTGATGACGCTCTACAACAAGCACGCCTCGCTCGCCTTCGACATCACCTGGATCGCCGCGCGCGAGGAGCGCATCCTGGATGAGCATCTCCTGAGCATCGGCCGCCGCACGGCGCTGGAAAGAGCAGCCTACCTGATCGCTTTCCTGTTCGAGCGCGGCCGGAAGCTCAATATCTTCAACGGCCGCAAATTCATCCCCATCACCCAGCAGCACATTGCCGACACGCTCGGCCTTTCCATCGTTCATACCAACAAGACCTTGAAAAAGCTCAGCGAACGTGGGTTGATCCGCTGGCAGGAGCGCGGCTGCGAGGTGCTGAACGGCGAGGAGTTGATGGCGATCGCCGGCTGGGAAGGGCTCGGAGAGGGCAAACGCCCCTTCATCTAA
- a CDS encoding response regulator receiver protein (PFAM: response regulator receiver~SMART: response regulator receiver~KEGG: ret:RHE_CH01393 putative two-component response regulator protein) yields the protein MVYSEKVAEFTDSVPCGAPEGNDVGETAGALRQAPDEGHRIMSAIRVLVLEDSLIIAMEAEDILRLAGVESIDIVGSLEQARAAIAAEKYDFALLDVNLGEGMSFGFARHLLDIGIPFGFVSGYSDTGDFPPDLQHIPLLVKPFDETAMREFLQRLFPAVA from the coding sequence ATGGTTTATTCAGAAAAGGTGGCGGAATTCACCGATAGCGTGCCATGCGGGGCACCGGAGGGCAATGATGTTGGCGAAACGGCCGGGGCGCTGCGACAGGCGCCCGACGAGGGGCATCGAATCATGAGCGCAATCCGTGTTCTGGTTCTTGAAGACAGTTTGATCATCGCGATGGAGGCGGAGGATATTCTGCGCCTGGCCGGCGTCGAGAGCATCGATATCGTCGGCAGTTTGGAACAGGCGAGGGCTGCCATCGCTGCGGAGAAATATGATTTCGCCCTTCTTGACGTCAATCTCGGCGAGGGCATGAGTTTCGGATTTGCCCGCCATCTTCTCGATATCGGCATCCCTTTCGGCTTCGTCAGCGGCTATTCCGATACCGGCGATTTCCCGCCTGACCTGCAGCACATACCGCTTCTGGTGAAGCCGTTCGACGAAACGGCGATGCGGGAATTCCTGCAGAGGCTTTTCCCGGCTGTCGCCTGA
- a CDS encoding DNA repair protein RecO (TIGRFAM: DNA repair protein RecO~PFAM: Recombination protein O RecO~KEGG: rec:RHECIAT_CH0001462 DNA repair protein (recombination protein O)), with protein sequence MQWQDHAIILGVKRHGETSVIVEVMTRDRGRHLGLVRSGRSRAMQPVLQAGNAVEVIWRARLDEHLGEFRVEPVTLRAARLMETATAVYGVQAMGALLRLLPERDPHPHLFDALEVILDHLHNPADAGELFVRFELAVLNDLGFGLDLAECAATGARSDLVYVSPKSGRAVSRAAGAPWADKMLLLPPFLRIEGNHAADFESLSAAFRLTGFFLHRHVYEPRGIEAVAARDGFVQAALKALNPTPRTLSGPNGVSA encoded by the coding sequence ATGCAGTGGCAGGACCATGCGATCATTCTGGGCGTCAAACGCCACGGGGAGACGAGCGTCATCGTCGAGGTGATGACGCGTGATCGTGGCCGCCATCTCGGCCTGGTGCGCTCCGGACGCTCGCGCGCCATGCAGCCGGTGCTGCAGGCGGGCAATGCCGTGGAAGTCATCTGGCGTGCCCGGCTTGACGAGCATCTGGGCGAATTTCGCGTTGAGCCGGTGACGCTGCGCGCTGCCCGGCTGATGGAAACGGCGACCGCCGTCTACGGTGTCCAGGCGATGGGTGCGCTGCTGCGGCTGCTGCCGGAGCGTGATCCGCATCCGCACCTCTTCGATGCGCTTGAGGTCATCCTCGATCACCTGCATAACCCGGCCGATGCTGGCGAACTCTTCGTGCGTTTCGAGCTTGCGGTGCTGAATGATCTCGGCTTCGGCCTCGATCTTGCCGAATGCGCCGCGACGGGCGCCCGTTCCGATCTCGTCTATGTCTCGCCGAAATCCGGCCGCGCCGTCAGCCGCGCTGCTGGTGCGCCCTGGGCGGACAAGATGCTGCTCCTGCCGCCGTTCCTCCGCATCGAAGGCAATCATGCGGCCGACTTCGAAAGTCTCTCAGCCGCATTCCGTCTGACAGGGTTCTTTCTGCATCGCCATGTCTACGAGCCGCGCGGGATCGAAGCCGTAGCAGCCCGCGACGGCTTCGTTCAGGCGGCACTCAAGGCGCTTAATCCAACCCCACGGACGCTTTCTGGTCCGAACGGTGTTTCCGCCTGA